Proteins encoded in a region of the Streptomyces sp. NBC_01471 genome:
- a CDS encoding GNAT family N-acetyltransferase: MDPVTLTSERLLLRPFTTADTETVFRACQDPDIQRWTIVPSPYRREDAESFTGRTVPDGWRTGTSLAFAVLARADTRLIGAVSVFQRGQAGTWEIGYWMAKEHRGHGYTAEAVSVLTHWSLTKLGVERLEWRAEVGNTGSRAVAEKAGFRVEGVLRADLLNKGTRRDAWLGAILPSDLGLPTEHRYAPAGP; this comes from the coding sequence ATGGATCCCGTCACCCTGACATCAGAGCGGCTGCTGCTGCGCCCTTTCACCACCGCTGACACCGAGACCGTGTTCCGGGCCTGCCAGGACCCCGACATCCAGCGCTGGACGATCGTCCCCTCCCCCTACCGGCGCGAGGACGCGGAGAGTTTCACCGGACGGACGGTCCCGGACGGCTGGCGGACGGGGACCAGCCTGGCCTTCGCGGTGCTGGCCCGCGCGGACACCCGGCTGATCGGTGCGGTCTCCGTGTTCCAGCGCGGGCAGGCCGGCACCTGGGAGATCGGCTACTGGATGGCGAAGGAGCACCGGGGCCACGGGTACACGGCCGAGGCCGTGAGCGTGCTCACGCACTGGTCGCTGACCAAGCTGGGCGTGGAGCGGCTGGAGTGGCGGGCCGAGGTCGGCAACACGGGGTCGCGGGCGGTGGCGGAGAAGGCCGGATTCCGCGTCGAGGGCGTACTGCGCGCCGACCTCCTGAACAAAGGCACCCGCAGGGACGCCTGGCTGGGCGCGATACTCCCCTCCGACCTGGGGCTGCCCACGGAACACAGGTACGCTCCGGCCGGTCCGTGA
- a CDS encoding ComF family protein translates to MRGWWREISEVVLPSACGGCGRSRTALCAECAGALCGGPVRRARPDPEPPGLPAVWGAAAYEDAVRAVLLAHKERGALGLAGVLGRALAAAVRAAARRSPGEGPLLLVPVPSSRGAVRARGHDAGRRIACAASAELRGSGVPARMLGVLRQRRAVADQAGLDAPQRLANLSGALEVAPGGVGLLDGGRVVFVDDLMTTGASLVEAARAVRAVAGREFPGTIGPVAAVVAAPPLSFEINRN, encoded by the coding sequence ATGCGGGGGTGGTGGCGGGAAATCTCGGAAGTGGTGCTGCCGAGCGCATGCGGAGGCTGCGGCAGATCTCGTACGGCGCTCTGTGCGGAATGCGCCGGGGCTCTCTGTGGCGGCCCGGTGCGCCGGGCCAGACCAGACCCCGAGCCGCCCGGGCTGCCGGCGGTGTGGGGTGCCGCGGCGTACGAGGACGCGGTGCGGGCCGTGCTGCTCGCGCACAAGGAGCGGGGCGCTCTGGGGCTGGCGGGGGTGCTCGGCCGTGCGCTCGCCGCGGCGGTACGGGCCGCGGCACGGCGGAGCCCGGGTGAGGGGCCGCTGCTGCTCGTCCCGGTGCCCTCGTCGCGGGGTGCGGTGCGGGCCCGGGGGCATGACGCCGGCCGCCGGATCGCCTGTGCCGCCTCGGCCGAGCTGCGCGGGAGCGGGGTACCGGCGCGGATGCTGGGGGTGCTCAGGCAGCGGCGCGCGGTGGCCGATCAGGCGGGCCTGGACGCCCCGCAGCGGCTGGCGAATCTCTCGGGCGCACTGGAAGTGGCGCCGGGGGGCGTAGGGCTGCTGGACGGGGGCAGGGTGGTGTTTGTGGACGATCTCATGACGACCGGAGCATCACTCGTGGAGGCGGCACGTGCTGTACGGGCAGTGGCAGGCCGGGAATTCCCCGGAACCATCGGACCGGTGGCTGCGGTCGTCGCCGCGCCGCCGTTGTCTTTCGAAATAAACCGGAACTGA
- the mtrA gene encoding two-component system response regulator MtrA yields the protein MKGRVLVVDDDTALAEMLGIVLRGEGFEPSFVADGDKALAAFREAKPDLVLLDLMLPGRDGIEVCRLIRAESGVPIVMLTAKSDTVDVVVGLESGADDYIVKPFKPKELVARIRARLRRSEEPAPEQLAIGDLVIDVAGHSVKREGQSIALTPLEFDLLVALARKPWQVFTREVLLEQVWGYRHAADTRLVNVHVQRLRSKVEKDPERPEIVVTVRGVGYKAGPS from the coding sequence ATGAAGGGACGCGTCCTTGTCGTCGATGACGACACCGCACTGGCCGAGATGCTCGGCATTGTGCTGCGTGGTGAAGGTTTTGAGCCGTCATTTGTAGCGGACGGCGACAAGGCACTGGCTGCATTTCGTGAGGCCAAGCCGGACCTGGTGCTGCTCGATCTCATGCTGCCCGGACGGGACGGCATCGAGGTCTGCAGGCTGATCAGGGCCGAGTCGGGTGTGCCGATCGTGATGCTCACGGCGAAGAGCGACACCGTCGATGTGGTGGTGGGGCTCGAATCCGGGGCCGACGACTACATCGTCAAGCCGTTCAAGCCCAAGGAACTCGTCGCCCGTATCAGGGCGAGGCTGAGGAGGTCGGAGGAGCCCGCGCCGGAACAGCTGGCGATCGGTGATCTGGTCATCGATGTGGCCGGTCACTCCGTGAAGCGGGAGGGGCAGTCGATCGCACTGACCCCGCTGGAGTTCGATCTGCTGGTCGCGCTGGCCCGCAAGCCCTGGCAGGTGTTCACCCGTGAGGTGCTGCTCGAGCAGGTGTGGGGGTACCGCCATGCCGCGGACACCCGGCTGGTCAACGTGCATGTCCAGCGGTTGCGCTCGAAGGTCGAGAAGGACCCCGAGCGCCCGGAGATCGTGGTGACCGTCCGCGGTGTCGGATACAAGGCCGGACCGAGCTGA
- the mtrB gene encoding MtrAB system histidine kinase MtrB, giving the protein MARSSAAPAPGEPGAQPERSAGPAVNASRFTASPHASGGGSPEGSALRGFGDRFLRGGRLLQEGAPGAPVLRLFGRWLRRPLLPAVRLWRRNIQLRVVAGTLLMSLAVVLVLGLVVIGQVRNGLLDAKEKAAVSQAAGGFTVAKDKANAATVSDSDSADTGAASNSRQWRTDLVAQLASGGQGAYNVVTLAPASEETGAGNGGERTSGQVSPDSVSDELRRNVDQGTAPFKTYTDIRYADGRAPEPGLVVGQRLEDIDHKPYQLYYLFPLSQEEKTLSLVKRTLATAGLFVVVLLGAIAWFLVRQVVTPVRMAAGIAERLSAGRLQERMKVTGEDDIARLGEAFNKMAQSLQSKIQQLEDLSRMQRRFVSDVSHELRTPLTTVRMAADVIHDARSDFDPVTARSAELLGDQLDRFESLLADLLEISRFDAGAAALEAEPIDLRETVRRVISGAEPLAERKGSRIRVVGDEQPVVAEVDARRIERVLRNLVVNAVEHGEGNDVVVRFGVAGGAVAIVVRDYGVGLKPGEATRVFSRFWRADPARARTTGGTGLGLSIAVEDARLHGGWLQAWGEPGGGSQFRLTLPRTADEPLRGSPIPLEPDDSRRARATQAEAGRLIAVPAQSGADRSPLPSPPRAIPADPTALPGSGARVVPRAGDSATQASDREDTARGR; this is encoded by the coding sequence ATGGCCCGCAGCAGCGCCGCTCCGGCGCCCGGCGAGCCGGGAGCACAGCCGGAGCGGTCTGCCGGACCCGCGGTGAACGCGTCCCGGTTCACCGCGTCGCCCCATGCGTCCGGCGGGGGCTCCCCGGAGGGTTCCGCGCTGCGCGGGTTCGGCGACCGCTTCCTGCGGGGTGGCCGGCTGCTCCAGGAGGGCGCGCCCGGCGCTCCCGTGCTGCGGCTCTTCGGGCGCTGGCTGCGTCGTCCGCTGCTTCCCGCCGTGCGCCTCTGGCGGCGGAACATCCAGCTCAGGGTGGTCGCGGGCACGCTTCTGATGTCGCTGGCCGTGGTCCTGGTCCTCGGGCTCGTCGTCATCGGCCAGGTGCGCAACGGTCTGCTGGACGCCAAGGAGAAGGCCGCGGTCAGCCAGGCCGCAGGCGGCTTCACGGTCGCCAAGGACAAGGCCAACGCGGCGACGGTGTCCGACAGCGACTCCGCCGACACCGGGGCGGCCAGCAATTCCCGCCAGTGGCGCACCGACCTCGTCGCGCAGCTCGCCAGCGGCGGTCAGGGCGCGTACAACGTGGTCACCCTGGCCCCGGCCTCCGAGGAGACGGGCGCGGGCAACGGCGGGGAGCGTACGTCCGGCCAGGTGAGCCCCGACAGCGTCTCCGACGAGCTGCGCAGGAACGTCGACCAGGGGACGGCGCCGTTCAAGACGTACACGGACATCAGGTACGCCGACGGGCGGGCGCCGGAGCCCGGTCTGGTCGTGGGGCAGCGCCTTGAGGACATCGACCACAAGCCGTACCAGCTGTACTACCTCTTCCCGCTCTCGCAGGAGGAGAAGACCCTCAGCCTGGTCAAGCGCACCCTGGCCACCGCCGGGCTGTTCGTGGTGGTGCTGCTCGGGGCGATCGCCTGGTTCCTGGTGCGGCAGGTCGTCACACCCGTACGGATGGCCGCCGGGATCGCCGAGCGGCTCTCGGCCGGCCGTCTCCAGGAGCGGATGAAGGTCACGGGTGAGGACGACATCGCCCGGCTCGGTGAAGCCTTCAACAAGATGGCGCAGAGCCTCCAGTCGAAGATCCAGCAGCTGGAGGACCTCTCCCGGATGCAGCGACGCTTCGTGTCCGACGTGTCGCACGAGCTGCGCACCCCGTTGACGACCGTGCGGATGGCCGCCGACGTGATCCATGACGCGCGCAGCGACTTCGACCCGGTGACCGCGCGCTCCGCCGAGTTGCTCGGCGACCAGCTCGACCGTTTCGAGTCGCTGCTCGCGGATCTGCTGGAGATCAGCCGGTTCGACGCGGGCGCCGCCGCCCTGGAGGCGGAGCCGATCGATCTGCGGGAGACCGTGCGCCGGGTGATATCCGGCGCCGAACCGCTCGCGGAGCGCAAGGGCAGCCGGATCCGGGTCGTCGGTGACGAGCAGCCCGTGGTCGCCGAGGTCGACGCGCGGCGCATCGAGCGCGTGCTGCGCAATCTCGTCGTCAACGCCGTGGAGCACGGCGAGGGCAACGACGTGGTGGTCCGGTTCGGTGTCGCGGGGGGTGCCGTCGCGATCGTCGTGCGCGACTACGGCGTGGGGCTGAAGCCGGGCGAGGCGACCCGGGTCTTCAGCCGTTTCTGGCGGGCGGACCCGGCGCGGGCCCGTACGACCGGCGGTACCGGGCTCGGTCTGTCGATCGCCGTCGAGGACGCGCGGCTGCACGGGGGCTGGCTCCAGGCCTGGGGCGAGCCGGGTGGCGGTTCGCAGTTCCGGCTGACCCTGCCGCGTACGGCGGACGAACCGCTGCGTGGCTCCCCGATACCGCTGGAGCCCGACGACTCGCGGCGCGCCCGCGCCACGCAGGCCGAGGCGGGGCGGCTGATCGCGGTCCCGGCCCAGTCCGGTGCGGACCGTTCACCGCTCCCGTCACCGCCCCGCGCGATACCGGCCGACCCGACGGCACTCCCGGGCAGCGGTGCCCGCGTGGTGCCGAGGGCCGGTGACTCTGCAACGCAAGCTTCGGACCGGGAGGACACCGCCCGTGGGCGATGA
- a CDS encoding response regulator transcription factor has product MADRFGPAHDRDEDPMDHGAADHGGASCKEPIRVLVVDDHALFRRGLEIVLAAEEDIQVVGEAGDGAEAVDKAADLLPDIVLMDVRMPKRGGIEACTSIKEVAPSAKIIMLTISDEEADLYEAIKAGATGYLLKEISTDEVATAIRAVADGQSQISPSMASKLLTEFKSMIQRTDERRLVPAPRLTERELEVLKLVATGMNNRDIAKELFISENTVKNHVRNILEKLQLHSRMEAVVYAMREKILEIR; this is encoded by the coding sequence ATGGCGGACCGCTTCGGTCCCGCGCACGACCGGGACGAGGACCCCATGGACCATGGTGCGGCGGACCATGGTGGGGCTTCGTGCAAGGAGCCGATCAGAGTCCTGGTGGTGGACGACCACGCGCTCTTCCGGCGCGGTCTGGAGATCGTCCTCGCCGCGGAGGAGGACATCCAGGTCGTCGGCGAGGCGGGTGACGGCGCGGAAGCGGTGGACAAGGCCGCCGATCTGCTGCCCGACATCGTGCTGATGGACGTACGGATGCCCAAGCGCGGCGGCATCGAGGCCTGCACCTCCATCAAGGAGGTGGCGCCCAGCGCGAAGATCATCATGTTGACGATCAGCGATGAGGAGGCCGACCTCTACGAGGCGATCAAGGCCGGGGCCACCGGCTACCTCCTGAAGGAGATCTCGACGGACGAAGTGGCGACGGCGATCCGGGCGGTGGCCGACGGGCAGTCCCAGATCAGCCCCTCCATGGCGTCGAAGCTGCTCACCGAGTTCAAGTCGATGATCCAGCGCACCGATGAGCGCAGACTCGTACCGGCCCCGCGGCTCACCGAGCGTGAGCTGGAGGTTCTGAAACTGGTGGCCACCGGGATGAACAACCGGGACATCGCCAAGGAGTTGTTCATCTCCGAGAACACCGTGAAGAACCATGTCCGCAACATCCTGGAGAAACTGCAGCTGCACTCCAGGATGGAGGCCGTGGTCTACGCGATGCGGGAGAAGATCCTCGAAATCCGCTGA
- a CDS encoding winged helix-turn-helix domain-containing protein, which yields MTPVPPPAVELSADEARRTALRAQGFLGAPDRRGGVRGVLRHLGAVQLDTISVLARSHELVPYARLGAVGRTTVEDAYWSGGRSFEYWSHAACILPIEEWPHFAFRRRAYRNRPQWNHDLPESAYETVIKQLRAEGPLTATELGGAKNGGEWWDWSASKVAVERALMYGEVVCTERRGWKRVYDLAERAVPGPLLHDELDDLECVRRLVALAGKSLGVGTRTDIADYHRLKGEQFDAVVADSGLVPVRVEGWSKPAWADPEALSSPLRGRHRTTLLSPFDSLVWERARTERIFGFTHRLEAYVPKPKRIHGYFSMPLLAGGKLVGRVDPAREGSTLVARQITLDSRKAVRPMAEALAEAAGWVGCTDVRVERINEAELRAPLAAALTGALGAIP from the coding sequence ATGACTCCTGTGCCGCCCCCAGCCGTCGAACTCTCCGCCGACGAGGCCCGCCGGACGGCGCTGCGCGCCCAGGGGTTTCTGGGCGCGCCCGACCGGCGGGGCGGGGTGCGCGGGGTGCTGCGCCATCTCGGCGCGGTGCAGCTGGACACCATCTCCGTCCTGGCGCGCTCGCACGAGCTCGTTCCGTACGCCAGGCTGGGCGCCGTCGGGCGCACGACCGTCGAGGACGCCTACTGGTCCGGTGGCCGCTCCTTCGAGTACTGGTCCCACGCGGCCTGCATCCTGCCCATCGAGGAGTGGCCGCACTTCGCCTTCCGCCGCCGCGCCTACCGCAACCGCCCACAGTGGAACCACGACCTGCCCGAGTCGGCGTACGAGACCGTGATCAAGCAGTTGCGCGCCGAGGGCCCGCTGACGGCCACCGAACTGGGCGGCGCGAAGAACGGCGGCGAGTGGTGGGACTGGTCGGCGTCGAAGGTCGCGGTCGAGCGGGCGCTGATGTACGGAGAGGTGGTGTGCACGGAGCGGCGCGGCTGGAAGCGGGTGTACGACCTGGCCGAACGCGCGGTCCCCGGCCCACTGCTCCATGACGAGCTGGACGACCTGGAGTGTGTCCGCCGGCTGGTCGCGCTGGCGGGGAAGTCCTTGGGCGTGGGCACCCGTACGGACATCGCGGACTACCACCGTCTCAAGGGCGAGCAGTTCGACGCGGTCGTCGCGGACTCCGGCCTGGTCCCCGTCAGGGTCGAGGGCTGGTCCAAGCCGGCCTGGGCGGACCCGGAGGCCCTGTCGTCCCCGCTCCGCGGCCGCCACCGTACGACGCTGCTCTCGCCGTTCGACTCACTCGTCTGGGAACGCGCCCGTACGGAGCGGATCTTCGGCTTCACCCACCGGCTGGAGGCGTACGTCCCCAAGCCCAAGCGGATCCACGGCTACTTCTCCATGCCCCTGCTCGCCGGCGGGAAGCTGGTGGGCCGGGTCGACCCCGCACGGGAGGGCAGCACCCTGGTGGCCAGGCAGATCACCCTGGACAGCCGGAAGGCGGTGCGGCCGATGGCCGAGGCGCTGGCCGAGGCGGCGGGATGGGTGGGCTGCACGGACGTACGGGTGGAGCGCATCAACGAGGCTGAGCTGCGGGCCCCACTGGCAGCGGCCCTGACCGGGGCGCTGGGCGCAATCCCGTAG
- the hpf gene encoding ribosome hibernation-promoting factor, HPF/YfiA family yields MDIVVKGRKTEVPERFRKHVAEKLKIEKIQKLDAKVISLDVEVSKEPNPRQADRSDRVEITLHSRGPVIRAEAAAGDPYAALDLATGKLEARLRKQNEKRHNRRGTGRISAAEVVDAVPDTAEINGNGEFIADVATQTIPTTRMGSLEVQGEGPLVVREKTHVAAAMSLDQALYEMELVGHDFYLFVDSETKEPSVVYRRHAYDYGVIHLTTDPLADMEAAGAGGALGG; encoded by the coding sequence GTGGACATCGTCGTCAAGGGCCGCAAAACCGAAGTACCCGAGCGGTTCCGCAAGCACGTCGCCGAGAAGCTGAAGATTGAGAAGATCCAGAAGCTGGACGCCAAGGTGATCAGCCTGGACGTCGAGGTGTCCAAGGAGCCCAATCCGAGGCAGGCCGACCGTTCGGACCGTGTGGAAATCACGCTGCACTCCCGAGGCCCGGTGATCCGGGCGGAGGCAGCGGCAGGCGACCCGTACGCAGCGCTGGATCTGGCAACGGGCAAGTTGGAGGCGCGGCTGCGGAAGCAGAACGAGAAGCGTCACAACAGGCGGGGCACGGGCCGCATTTCAGCGGCCGAAGTCGTCGACGCCGTGCCGGACACGGCTGAGATCAACGGCAACGGTGAGTTCATTGCCGACGTCGCGACCCAGACCATCCCGACCACCAGGATGGGTTCGCTCGAAGTCCAGGGCGAGGGACCGCTGGTGGTACGCGAGAAGACGCATGTCGCGGCGGCGATGTCGCTCGACCAGGCGCTCTACGAGATGGAGTTGGTGGGTCACGACTTCTATCTGTTCGTCGACTCGGAGACCAAGGAGCCCAGTGTCGTCTACCGGCGGCACGCCTACGACTACGGTGTCATCCACCTGACGACCGACCCGCTCGCCGACATGGAGGCGGCCGGCGCCGGCGGTGCGCTCGGCGGATGA
- the mtnA gene encoding S-methyl-5-thioribose-1-phosphate isomerase, with amino-acid sequence MADQDAQTPLGAGPPMLPSLRWDEPPEGPEGAVIVLLDQTRLPGEEVELVCTDVPALVRAIQTLAVRGAPLLGVAGGYGVALAAVRGYDVEEATVLLAGARPTAVNLGYGVHRVAEAYRAAVRGGADTGAAAAVALTEARALHQEDIEASRQMAARGLALLDELLPGGGHRILTHCNTGALVSAGEGTAFAVALAAHRAGSLRRLWVDETRPLLQGARLTAYEAARSGMAYTLLTDSAAGSLFSAGEVDAVLIGADRIAGDGSVANKVGSYPLAVLAKYHHVPFIVVAPTTTVDLSTPDGASIEVEQRAGGEVMEFGGVPVAPLGTQAYNPAFDVTPPELVTAVVTESGTASPVTRDALTALCDRSRQVTIS; translated from the coding sequence ATGGCTGATCAGGACGCGCAAACCCCGCTGGGCGCGGGGCCGCCCATGCTTCCTTCGCTTCGCTGGGACGAGCCGCCGGAGGGGCCGGAGGGTGCGGTCATCGTCCTGCTCGACCAGACTCGATTGCCCGGGGAAGAGGTCGAGCTGGTGTGCACGGATGTTCCCGCGCTGGTCCGGGCGATCCAGACGCTCGCGGTCCGGGGGGCTCCGCTGCTCGGGGTCGCAGGGGGTTACGGGGTCGCACTCGCTGCCGTACGGGGATACGACGTGGAGGAGGCCACGGTGCTGCTCGCGGGTGCGCGGCCCACCGCGGTGAACCTCGGGTACGGGGTGCACAGGGTGGCCGAGGCGTACCGGGCGGCGGTCCGGGGCGGTGCGGACACCGGTGCCGCAGCGGCGGTGGCACTCACCGAGGCCAGGGCGCTGCACCAGGAGGACATAGAGGCCAGCCGGCAGATGGCGGCCCGGGGTCTGGCGCTCCTCGACGAGCTGCTGCCGGGCGGCGGGCACCGGATTCTGACACACTGCAACACCGGGGCGCTGGTCTCGGCCGGTGAGGGCACCGCTTTCGCCGTGGCGCTGGCGGCGCACCGTGCGGGGAGTCTGCGGCGTCTGTGGGTGGACGAGACACGGCCGCTGCTGCAGGGGGCGCGTCTGACGGCGTACGAGGCGGCCCGCAGCGGGATGGCGTACACACTGCTCACCGACAGCGCGGCCGGCTCCCTCTTCTCGGCGGGCGAGGTGGACGCCGTTCTGATCGGTGCCGACCGGATCGCCGGTGACGGCTCCGTGGCCAACAAGGTGGGCAGTTATCCGCTGGCCGTGCTGGCCAAGTACCACCATGTGCCGTTCATCGTCGTCGCTCCGACGACCACGGTCGACCTGTCCACACCGGACGGTGCGTCCATCGAGGTGGAGCAGCGTGCGGGCGGTGAGGTCATGGAGTTCGGCGGGGTGCCGGTGGCGCCGCTGGGGACGCAGGCGTACAACCCCGCGTTCGATGTCACACCCCCCGAGCTCGTGACGGCCGTCGTCACGGAATCGGGGACCGCATCCCCTGTCACCAGGGACGCACTCACCGCATTGTGTGACAGGTCACGCCAGGTAACGATTAGCTAA
- a CDS encoding LpqB family beta-propeller domain-containing protein yields the protein MPNTGDIEAVDPSQRSDSQVKVYAVPPREGAAPAEIVDGFLEAMTSDDLQFATARKYLTKQASRTWDPGARTTVLADGPTRRANPANDRDAPQVSSTFELSGTEVAVVDKQHAYQPDKGTYRNSIHLVHENSNEWRIDDLPAGLLLSLSDFQRNYHSVNKYYFASAPTSGALGGGSGASGDPSGRNWLVADPVYLRQGIDPETRMDPLTQTVASLLDGPTNWLSPVVGSRFPAGTALKKGVRALTLDDRNGLKVPLNSKASGVGQGQCRQMAAQLLFTLRDVTSMRVAQVELERSDGSQLCVLSADQSQEYAPDHTSGSPAGEYFVDAKGRLVRMRAIGGDTPGKADPEPVAGPLGAGVKPLSTVAVARDERRAAGVSKDSSTLSTSSIVSGGEAAEQLYTSHAKLEKNRLSAPSWDGRGDLWVADRNPANPQLLRFAGGSGAPQSVPVLGLDGARVAGLRMSSDGVRIALLLTKDGHTTLKVGRVNRQGSADSPTVSVVDELRPAAPQMADVTAVSWAGRSRLVVVGKEAGGVQQVRYMQADGSVSGVNPLPGANRITAVAASDDDRLPLMALSDEDGIVRLPPRANWKTVVEEGKSPVYPG from the coding sequence ATGCCGAACACCGGGGACATCGAGGCCGTCGATCCTTCGCAGCGCAGCGACTCACAGGTCAAGGTGTACGCGGTGCCGCCGCGCGAGGGGGCCGCGCCCGCCGAGATCGTGGACGGTTTCCTGGAGGCGATGACCAGCGACGATCTGCAATTCGCCACGGCCAGGAAGTATCTGACGAAGCAGGCGTCGCGCACGTGGGACCCGGGCGCGCGGACCACGGTGCTGGCCGACGGGCCGACGCGCCGGGCGAATCCGGCCAACGACCGGGACGCGCCGCAGGTCTCCTCCACGTTCGAACTGAGCGGCACCGAAGTCGCCGTGGTCGACAAGCAGCACGCGTACCAGCCCGACAAGGGCACGTACCGCAACTCCATCCACCTCGTGCACGAGAACAGCAATGAGTGGCGCATCGACGATCTGCCCGCCGGTCTGCTGCTCAGCCTCTCCGACTTCCAGCGCAACTATCACTCGGTCAACAAGTACTACTTTGCCTCCGCGCCCACGTCCGGGGCGCTCGGCGGGGGATCGGGAGCGTCCGGCGACCCGTCCGGCCGGAACTGGCTCGTCGCCGACCCCGTCTACCTCCGGCAGGGCATCGACCCCGAGACGCGGATGGATCCGCTGACGCAGACGGTCGCCTCTCTGCTGGACGGGCCGACCAACTGGCTGAGTCCTGTGGTGGGTTCGCGCTTCCCGGCCGGAACGGCGCTCAAGAAGGGCGTCCGGGCGCTGACCCTCGACGACCGGAACGGCCTGAAGGTGCCGCTCAACTCGAAGGCCTCGGGTGTCGGGCAGGGGCAGTGCCGGCAGATGGCGGCTCAACTGCTCTTCACACTGCGGGATGTGACGTCGATGCGGGTCGCGCAGGTGGAGCTGGAGCGTTCGGACGGCTCGCAGCTGTGTGTGCTCAGCGCGGACCAGTCGCAGGAGTACGCGCCCGACCACACGTCGGGAAGCCCGGCCGGTGAGTACTTCGTCGACGCCAAGGGCCGGCTCGTACGGATGCGGGCCATCGGCGGTGACACCCCGGGGAAGGCGGACCCGGAGCCGGTCGCGGGTCCGCTCGGCGCGGGCGTCAAGCCGCTGAGCACGGTCGCGGTCGCGCGCGACGAACGCCGCGCGGCGGGTGTGTCGAAGGACAGCAGCACCCTGTCCACGTCGTCGATCGTCTCCGGCGGCGAAGCGGCCGAGCAGCTGTACACCAGCCATGCGAAGCTGGAGAAGAACCGGCTGTCGGCGCCGAGTTGGGACGGCCGCGGAGATCTCTGGGTGGCCGACCGGAACCCCGCGAATCCACAGCTGCTGCGGTTCGCGGGCGGTTCGGGCGCGCCGCAGTCGGTCCCGGTCCTCGGACTGGACGGTGCGCGTGTCGCGGGGCTGCGGATGTCGTCCGACGGGGTACGGATCGCGCTGCTGCTGACGAAGGACGGGCATACGACGCTGAAGGTGGGCCGGGTGAACCGGCAGGGGAGCGCCGACAGCCCGACGGTCTCCGTCGTGGACGAACTGCGCCCGGCCGCACCGCAGATGGCGGATGTGACGGCGGTGTCCTGGGCTGGTCGCAGCCGCCTCGTGGTGGTCGGCAAGGAGGCCGGCGGGGTGCAGCAGGTGCGCTATATGCAGGCGGACGGTTCGGTTTCCGGTGTGAACCCGCTGCCGGGCGCCAACCGGATCACCGCCGTTGCCGCTTCGGACGACGACAGGCTGCCGCTGATGGCGCTCTCGGACGAGGACGGAATTGTGCGACTGCCTCCGCGGGCGAATTGGAAAACGGTGGTGGAGGAAGGGAAGTCGCCGGTCTATCCGGGATAG